A genomic stretch from Corynebacterium terpenotabidum Y-11 includes:
- a CDS encoding alpha/beta hydrolase family protein, giving the protein MTPSSTRRRLRVVAAATLACAVATVTVTPAATGTEVISVDSSELSIPLLRGAAAVHRITYTSVDAQGRPVETKANLYIPEKKRADGSVRLMAYAHGTIGLGPECSFGTRFNGSGRFDDWLGPWLESGYALVIPEYAGLADDSGHAYNHGDPAARNTIDAVRAARALYPELGGQELAPGFVTDGGSQGGHTSVWVNHLLATEPQYADETLVGTSVTSLPADIGGYVGLINPLVPDVPVFESWRLTTYLAYLLAGMENAGVGISDSPVFTDTARSLVEPAKTVCYPNMEPVTAGIAPGSLVTRPLLGTEELAKLTKYAEVPDQGFGAPMLVQQGGIDEVTPASQTTDWVDRSRSAGANIDLRMYPTQGHGLSSDSETTALAWVEGLNWPAA; this is encoded by the coding sequence ATGACTCCCAGTAGTACCCGCCGCCGCCTCCGAGTGGTCGCGGCCGCGACCCTGGCCTGTGCGGTAGCGACAGTCACCGTCACCCCCGCGGCCACCGGCACCGAGGTGATCTCCGTGGATTCCTCGGAACTGTCGATCCCGCTGCTTCGCGGTGCCGCCGCCGTCCACCGCATCACCTACACATCGGTCGATGCCCAGGGCCGCCCGGTGGAGACCAAGGCGAACCTCTACATCCCCGAGAAGAAGCGCGCCGACGGATCCGTGCGCCTGATGGCCTACGCCCACGGAACCATCGGGCTGGGCCCGGAATGCTCCTTCGGTACCCGCTTCAATGGATCGGGACGCTTCGATGACTGGCTCGGCCCATGGCTGGAGTCCGGATACGCACTCGTCATACCGGAGTACGCCGGGCTCGCAGACGACAGCGGTCACGCCTACAACCACGGTGATCCGGCCGCACGCAACACCATTGACGCGGTGCGGGCTGCCCGGGCACTCTATCCCGAACTCGGTGGCCAGGAACTGGCACCCGGGTTCGTCACCGACGGCGGCTCCCAGGGCGGACACACCTCGGTGTGGGTCAACCATCTGCTGGCGACCGAGCCCCAGTACGCCGATGAGACACTGGTGGGCACCTCGGTCACGTCACTGCCCGCGGACATCGGCGGTTACGTCGGCCTCATCAACCCGCTCGTGCCCGACGTGCCCGTGTTCGAGAGCTGGCGACTGACGACCTACCTCGCCTACCTCCTGGCCGGTATGGAGAACGCCGGTGTGGGCATCTCCGACAGTCCGGTCTTTACCGACACCGCCCGTTCCCTGGTGGAGCCGGCGAAGACGGTCTGCTACCCGAACATGGAGCCGGTCACCGCCGGGATCGCACCTGGATCCCTCGTCACCAGGCCCTTGTTAGGTACGGAGGAACTGGCGAAACTCACGAAGTACGCGGAGGTCCCGGATCAGGGCTTCGGTGCCCCGATGCTGGTCCAGCAGGGCGGGATCGATGAGGTCACTCCGGCGTCCCAGACCACCGACTGGGTCGACCGCTCGCGGAGTGCCGGGGCGAACATCGATCTGCGGATGTACCCGACACAGGGTCACGGACTGTCGTCGGACTCGGAGACAACCGCACTGGCCTGGGTAGAGGGGCTCAACTGGCCGGCAGCGTAA
- a CDS encoding SDR family oxidoreductase encodes MINQKSIFISGAAAGIGREVALKFNNAGWIVGAYDIDEEGLGKLKAEAPGIITGKLDVTDFANWEEALADFTSHTTGKLDVLDNNAGIIGDFDIAKQPAGLIAKQIEINCTGITFGAKAAYPYLKATKGAHMLSMGSASGIYGQPHITPYSASKFYVHGFTQAMSLEWRKDDIRVVNIMPLWVKTKLSDVEAKSTKRLGVRIKTEDVANAVWKAVHPQNWIERQRQDYSVSLPDLVLRWSARFAPAPVVRQVNRLIAG; translated from the coding sequence ATGATCAATCAGAAGAGCATCTTCATCTCCGGCGCCGCCGCCGGTATCGGCCGTGAGGTCGCACTGAAATTCAACAACGCCGGCTGGATTGTCGGTGCCTATGACATCGACGAGGAAGGCCTGGGCAAGCTCAAGGCTGAGGCTCCCGGGATCATCACCGGCAAGCTCGACGTCACCGACTTCGCCAACTGGGAGGAAGCCCTCGCGGACTTCACTTCCCACACCACCGGCAAGCTCGATGTCCTCGACAACAACGCCGGCATCATCGGTGACTTCGACATCGCCAAGCAGCCCGCCGGACTGATCGCCAAGCAGATCGAGATCAACTGCACCGGCATCACCTTCGGTGCCAAGGCCGCCTACCCCTACCTCAAGGCGACCAAGGGCGCACACATGCTGTCCATGGGGTCGGCGTCCGGCATCTACGGCCAGCCGCACATCACCCCCTACTCCGCCTCCAAGTTCTACGTCCACGGGTTCACCCAGGCCATGAGCCTGGAGTGGCGCAAGGATGACATCCGCGTCGTCAACATCATGCCGCTGTGGGTCAAGACCAAGCTCTCCGACGTGGAAGCCAAGTCCACCAAGCGGCTCGGTGTGCGGATCAAGACCGAGGACGTCGCCAACGCCGTGTGGAAGGCCGTCCACCCGCAGAACTGGATCGAGCGGCAGCGTCAGGATTACTCCGTCTCCCTCCCGGACCTCGTGCTGCGCTGGTCCGCCCGCTTCGCCCCGGCGCCGGTGGTCCGCCAGGTCAACAGGCTCATCGCCGGCTAG
- a CDS encoding SdpI family protein has protein sequence MAGDLSLLVGVVILTGVSGFLATACRTGTLPRNGVVGVRTKATMSSDEAWDAGHRAAAPALRRTAWFGLVLIAITVIVLVIVEPGEDPGWEFLFPVVGFVGVTVGICLAGVVANRVAKEILAQE, from the coding sequence ATGGCTGGGGATCTGAGTCTGCTTGTCGGGGTCGTCATCCTTACCGGGGTGAGCGGGTTCCTGGCCACCGCGTGCAGGACAGGGACGCTGCCCCGTAACGGCGTGGTCGGCGTCCGGACGAAGGCGACGATGTCTTCCGATGAGGCGTGGGACGCCGGGCACCGGGCTGCTGCCCCCGCCTTGCGGAGGACCGCCTGGTTTGGGCTGGTCCTGATCGCGATCACGGTGATTGTGCTGGTCATCGTGGAGCCGGGAGAGGACCCGGGCTGGGAGTTCCTCTTTCCGGTGGTCGGATTCGTCGGTGTGACCGTCGGGATCTGCCTGGCCGGGGTGGTGGCGAACCGGGTGGCGAAGGAGATCCTCGCCCAAGAATGA
- a CDS encoding Cof-type HAD-IIB family hydrolase, with protein sequence MDAMTEHPDVHTPRPWTDITGPVPDLQLVVLDMDGTLLNGNDDVPEAFWELLPVMRSRGIVVVPASGRQYATLKGMFAAHGLRTFLCENGTLVVHDDEVVSTSPVDSPTVEQIIDIVRTAESARNIGLVVCGPRTAYVEREDAAFLAEAGRYYHCLEIVPNLHSVAELAEGTVLKCAVFDFDSAAQAAPALFTGGGPGVADLRGSHQVVVSGKHWIDIMNGSANKGRALRALEMTLGVPRSGTAVFGDYLNDLEMMVEADWSFAMDNGHPAVQRAAQFIAPPNTEEGVVQVLRRLLGV encoded by the coding sequence ATGGATGCCATGACGGAGCACCCCGACGTCCACACTCCCCGCCCCTGGACCGACATCACCGGCCCGGTCCCGGACCTGCAACTTGTCGTCCTCGACATGGACGGCACCCTGCTCAACGGGAATGACGACGTGCCGGAGGCATTCTGGGAACTGCTGCCGGTGATGCGGTCCCGCGGGATTGTCGTGGTCCCTGCGTCCGGTCGCCAGTACGCCACGCTCAAGGGCATGTTCGCCGCCCACGGGCTCCGCACCTTCCTCTGCGAGAACGGCACCCTGGTCGTGCATGACGACGAGGTGGTCTCCACCTCACCGGTGGATTCGCCGACGGTGGAACAGATCATCGACATCGTCCGGACGGCGGAATCGGCGCGCAATATCGGGCTGGTGGTGTGCGGTCCGCGCACGGCCTACGTCGAACGGGAGGACGCCGCCTTCCTTGCGGAGGCCGGACGCTACTACCACTGCCTCGAGATCGTGCCGAACCTGCACTCCGTGGCGGAGTTGGCCGAGGGCACGGTGCTCAAGTGCGCGGTCTTCGATTTCGATTCGGCGGCGCAAGCCGCGCCGGCCCTATTCACCGGCGGTGGTCCGGGAGTGGCGGATCTGCGGGGATCGCACCAGGTGGTGGTCTCGGGGAAGCACTGGATCGACATCATGAACGGCTCGGCGAACAAGGGGCGGGCGCTGCGGGCGCTGGAGATGACATTGGGTGTGCCGCGGTCAGGCACGGCGGTGTTCGGCGACTACCTCAATGACCTGGAGATGATGGTGGAGGCGGACTGGTCCTTCGCCATGGACAACGGGCACCCGGCGGTGCAGCGGGCGGCGCAGTTCATCGCCCCGCCCAACACCGAGGAGGGTGTGGTGCAGGTGTTGCGGCGGTTGCTGGGGGTGTGA
- a CDS encoding DUF4236 domain-containing protein: protein MGIYFRKRQKTGKDSWINYSGSGASMSRRFGPITVNSRGTYSVKLPGGVNIRGSFKKKK, encoded by the coding sequence ATGGGCATCTATTTCCGCAAGCGCCAGAAGACCGGTAAGGACTCCTGGATCAACTACTCCGGCTCCGGCGCCTCGATGTCGCGACGCTTCGGGCCGATCACCGTCAACTCCCGCGGCACGTACTCCGTCAAGCTCCCCGGCGGTGTGAACATCCGCGGCAGCTTCAAGAAGAAGAAGTAG
- a CDS encoding siderophore-interacting protein, with translation MSDAPDTGLDTGLDTATVNATLNSPQHRAGLNDLTLTVTAVTRRYPWLARVTGTVEGMAATDPETWRHPNLAVRLAIPDPEDALGPMIGQPGVCRRVYTLAAVDYATSTVDIDIVIHGDTSPMMRWVAGLTPGDRVDFAGPRPHAAPVDTAVDTASRIHLLADGSAYPAASAIARSIPGVASVILAVPEENPQVGTYAADFPGAQLQFVTASATPLADALPDLPVAPGDTVWAAGEREDIRAVRTFCLKDLGLPKSHLQVFGYWRTGKTGTDADVARLGAIARLQAEGRQLTAEDDFDVDI, from the coding sequence ATGTCAGACGCCCCCGATACCGGTCTCGATACCGGCCTCGATACCGCCACCGTCAACGCCACGCTCAACAGTCCGCAGCACCGGGCCGGGCTCAACGACCTCACCCTGACCGTCACGGCGGTGACCCGCCGGTACCCGTGGCTGGCCAGGGTCACCGGCACGGTGGAGGGGATGGCGGCCACGGATCCGGAGACCTGGCGCCATCCGAATCTGGCGGTGCGTCTGGCGATCCCTGATCCGGAAGACGCCCTGGGTCCGATGATCGGACAGCCCGGGGTGTGCCGACGCGTCTACACCCTGGCTGCGGTCGACTACGCGACATCGACCGTGGACATCGACATCGTGATCCACGGGGACACCTCACCGATGATGCGCTGGGTGGCCGGGCTCACTCCGGGTGACCGGGTGGACTTCGCGGGTCCGCGTCCGCACGCCGCTCCGGTGGATACAGCGGTAGATACAGCGTCCCGCATCCACCTGCTCGCCGACGGCTCGGCATACCCGGCGGCGTCCGCCATCGCCCGGAGCATTCCCGGGGTAGCGTCGGTGATTCTCGCGGTGCCGGAGGAGAACCCGCAGGTGGGCACCTATGCGGCAGATTTCCCGGGGGCTCAGCTGCAGTTCGTCACCGCGTCCGCCACTCCCCTGGCTGACGCGCTACCGGATCTGCCGGTGGCTCCCGGGGACACCGTCTGGGCAGCCGGTGAACGGGAGGACATCAGGGCGGTGCGCACGTTCTGTCTGAAAGACCTGGGTCTGCCGAAGTCACACCTGCAGGTGTTCGGTTACTGGCGGACCGGGAAGACCGGGACCGACGCGGACGTGGCCCGGCTGGGTGCGATCGCCCGCCTGCAGGCCGAGGGTCGCCAGCTCACCGCCGAGGACGACTTCGACGTCGACATCTGA
- a CDS encoding ABC transporter substrate-binding protein — protein MFLSRGSIRTLSAATAVACALALTACSDDDAEDAAASGDATPGTISITHAFGTTEVPTDPDRAVSFSRTWTDAFAALDEPVAVQFATAPLAEGMPWVPDGTEIAEKTIPVTVTSADLISTAGMEAIAAEDPDVIFAGYLADQETYDELSAIAPTVATVGEGMVDDWREVTALAGKIVDKEEEATSAVEDVDAALAEVATTYPAVTGASFAYAAYRESAFTVITSPDDASNVFFTDLGMVSAADRISGTESGRGKVVSAENLDLLDVDFLALWISGETPDQLPGWSELGPVQRGTAPQLDTITATALGAPSVLSVPWVIDALDPYFAAL, from the coding sequence ATGTTCCTGTCCCGAGGTTCGATCCGTACCCTGTCCGCGGCCACCGCCGTGGCCTGCGCACTCGCCCTCACCGCCTGTTCCGACGATGACGCGGAGGACGCAGCCGCGAGCGGTGATGCGACCCCCGGCACCATCAGCATCACCCACGCCTTCGGGACCACGGAGGTGCCGACCGACCCGGACCGGGCGGTGAGCTTCAGCCGGACCTGGACGGACGCCTTCGCAGCCCTCGATGAACCGGTCGCCGTCCAGTTCGCCACTGCCCCCCTCGCCGAGGGGATGCCGTGGGTCCCGGACGGCACGGAAATCGCGGAGAAGACCATCCCGGTCACAGTCACCTCCGCTGACCTGATCTCGACCGCCGGGATGGAGGCGATCGCGGCGGAGGATCCCGACGTGATCTTCGCCGGCTACCTGGCGGATCAGGAGACCTACGATGAGTTGTCCGCCATCGCACCGACCGTGGCGACCGTCGGCGAGGGCATGGTCGACGACTGGCGTGAGGTCACCGCTCTCGCCGGGAAGATCGTCGACAAGGAGGAGGAGGCCACCTCCGCGGTCGAGGACGTGGACGCCGCGCTGGCCGAGGTGGCCACGACCTACCCGGCAGTGACCGGGGCGTCCTTCGCCTATGCCGCCTACCGGGAGTCGGCCTTCACCGTGATCACCTCCCCGGACGACGCATCCAACGTATTCTTCACCGACCTGGGCATGGTCTCCGCCGCCGACCGGATCTCGGGGACGGAATCCGGGCGGGGGAAGGTGGTGTCCGCGGAGAACCTCGACCTACTCGACGTGGACTTCCTGGCGCTGTGGATCTCCGGGGAGACCCCGGATCAGCTGCCTGGCTGGTCGGAGCTCGGACCGGTGCAGCGGGGGACGGCACCCCAGCTCGACACCATCACCGCGACGGCGCTCGGTGCACCATCGGTGCTCAGCGTCCCGTGGGTGATTGACGCGCTCGACCCTTACTTCGCCGCGCTGTAG
- a CDS encoding helix-turn-helix transcriptional regulator, whose protein sequence is MAVVDRNSQEVELRSSHVWWVLAGVLHLSCHDPAHGPNGHRQLLRLTAGQAAHLHSGQRIRVMRNDRTVALGFRTHRGTPLPILPGDPVGTGEVHGPWQEILFGRFVDSLRYLSTPTAPTPGPSSHPTLRPPLPEDAAAHAVAQLILDDPASRYRIPELAAAVFVSPSTLNRRFRAETGCSVGQWRARVRLHRAAVDLAVPGTGVEAAAHQVGLTAASSLCRLFRTGTGMTPTAYRDRGGQDPPPGLPGTGALETRARTNRFHVLIWAFRGSCRVTVGAGTRTVTEGELVWLPAGHPNHITMDPGGLILPVGARAARVPDSLGPVSGPVSGAGLTREDLIGVSGREYDPVAPERTAIVDRLFYSWLSTGADLPDTHLTGRILDIFRADPSVTRSVDQWCDLLGCSVGEFRDALDALGAPHLPQWHSRVRMAIARRLLASGVGVGEVAVHLGYRSTSSFSHVFRRAHGYSPRQCPE, encoded by the coding sequence ATGGCCGTAGTTGACCGAAACAGTCAGGAAGTTGAACTCCGGTCATCGCATGTCTGGTGGGTCCTCGCCGGTGTGCTCCACCTGTCCTGCCACGACCCTGCTCACGGCCCCAACGGGCATCGTCAGCTCCTCCGTCTGACGGCAGGACAAGCCGCCCACCTGCACTCCGGCCAACGGATCCGGGTGATGCGCAACGACCGGACCGTGGCACTGGGCTTCCGCACTCACCGCGGCACCCCGCTCCCGATCCTCCCCGGGGATCCGGTCGGCACCGGCGAGGTCCACGGACCGTGGCAGGAGATCCTCTTCGGTCGCTTCGTCGACAGTCTGCGCTACCTCAGCACCCCCACGGCGCCGACGCCTGGGCCATCGTCCCACCCGACACTGCGTCCTCCTCTGCCGGAGGACGCGGCGGCGCATGCCGTCGCCCAGCTGATCCTCGACGACCCGGCCTCGAGGTACCGCATCCCCGAGCTGGCCGCCGCGGTCTTCGTCTCCCCGTCCACTCTCAACCGGCGCTTCCGGGCGGAGACGGGCTGCAGCGTCGGCCAGTGGCGTGCCCGCGTCCGCCTGCACCGTGCCGCCGTCGACCTGGCGGTCCCCGGGACCGGGGTGGAAGCCGCCGCACACCAGGTCGGGCTGACCGCAGCATCCTCCCTGTGTCGGCTGTTCCGCACCGGCACCGGCATGACGCCGACGGCCTACCGGGACCGCGGTGGGCAGGACCCTCCACCCGGTCTGCCCGGCACCGGTGCGCTGGAGACCCGGGCCCGGACCAACCGGTTCCACGTCCTGATCTGGGCGTTCCGTGGTTCCTGCCGGGTGACTGTCGGGGCGGGGACGCGGACAGTCACCGAGGGAGAGCTGGTCTGGCTGCCGGCCGGGCACCCGAATCACATCACCATGGACCCCGGTGGACTCATCCTCCCGGTGGGTGCCCGTGCCGCCCGCGTCCCGGACTCTCTCGGCCCCGTGTCCGGCCCGGTGTCCGGCGCCGGGCTGACTCGGGAGGATCTGATCGGCGTGTCAGGACGGGAGTACGACCCGGTCGCTCCAGAACGCACGGCAATCGTCGACCGGCTGTTCTACAGCTGGCTGTCCACCGGTGCCGATCTGCCGGATACCCACCTCACCGGGCGGATCCTGGATATCTTCCGGGCGGACCCGTCCGTGACCCGCAGCGTGGACCAGTGGTGTGACCTGCTCGGCTGTAGCGTCGGCGAGTTCCGGGACGCACTCGACGCCCTCGGTGCCCCGCATCTGCCGCAGTGGCACAGCCGTGTCCGGATGGCGATCGCGCGTCGGCTCCTGGCCTCCGGCGTCGGCGTCGGTGAGGTCGCCGTCCACCTCGGGTACCGGTCCACCTCATCGTTCAGCCATGTCTTCCGCCGCGCCCACGGGTACAGCCCCCGGCAGTGCCCGGAGTAG
- a CDS encoding LysR family transcriptional regulator, with translation MLNVHRLTLLRELHRRGTLAAVARDLNYSPSAVSHQLSQLEKEAGVPLLEPVGRGVKLTDAARMLVSRTDEILAVLDRAEADLAASTPTVSGTLRVTSFHSALATILPTALTLLSARHPDLRVEVFHREIGAAFDGLAAHLYDLVIGDQWPDEPDPVRPGMERQELFADPMLLVMPADRPEPTEPADLTELADARWAIDPEYLPGGRWVRRMLAQAGVVPEVLCDTDDPLLQAHLVRTGHAVAVIPSLLVGSFLDQTRALPLPGGPARLLYTAVREGQTGHPAVRAFRAALASAARRESPEI, from the coding sequence ATGTTGAATGTTCACCGCCTGACCCTGCTGCGCGAACTGCACCGACGCGGCACGCTCGCCGCCGTCGCCCGGGACCTCAACTACTCCCCCTCCGCGGTCTCCCATCAGCTCTCCCAGTTGGAGAAGGAGGCGGGCGTCCCGCTGTTAGAACCGGTGGGCCGTGGGGTGAAACTCACCGATGCCGCACGCATGCTCGTCAGCCGTACCGACGAAATCCTCGCTGTCCTCGACCGGGCAGAGGCCGACCTTGCGGCGTCCACACCGACAGTCTCCGGGACGCTGCGGGTGACGTCCTTCCACTCCGCACTGGCGACCATCCTGCCGACGGCGCTGACCCTGCTGTCCGCCCGGCACCCTGACCTGCGGGTGGAGGTCTTCCACCGGGAGATCGGCGCCGCCTTCGACGGCCTGGCCGCGCACCTCTACGACCTGGTCATCGGGGACCAGTGGCCGGACGAACCGGATCCGGTGCGTCCCGGCATGGAACGCCAGGAACTCTTCGCTGACCCGATGCTGCTGGTGATGCCGGCGGACCGACCGGAACCCACCGAGCCCGCCGACCTGACGGAACTCGCCGACGCCCGCTGGGCGATCGACCCGGAGTACCTGCCCGGCGGACGATGGGTCCGGCGCATGCTCGCCCAGGCCGGCGTCGTCCCCGAGGTGCTGTGCGACACCGACGATCCCCTGCTCCAGGCGCATCTGGTGCGGACCGGTCATGCCGTGGCGGTGATCCCGTCGCTGCTGGTCGGCTCGTTCCTCGACCAGACCCGGGCCCTGCCACTGCCCGGTGGCCCGGCGCGCCTGCTGTACACGGCGGTGCGGGAGGGGCAGACCGGGCATCCGGCGGTGCGGGCGTTCCGCGCGGCCCTGGCGTCCGCGGCGCGGCGGGAGTCCCCGGAGATCTGA
- a CDS encoding flavin-containing monooxygenase, which translates to MTSATAPLDLLIVGAGVAGIDMAHHVAREFPDWNWEIVDSNTDLGGTWNTFTYPGIRSDSDMASFALPYKPWEGKHTLGAGADIREYLRDAARTDGALDRIRLNTWVKSVNFDTASGLWEVTTVPAHDHGPDDRSDAPDVNRTETVIRTRRLHLACGYYNHRDGHLPHYPGQEDYTGTLIHAQAWKPEEQGDVTGKKILIIGSGATAVTLVPALADLGAQVTMLQRTPTWVAALPDFDLITNIWTRIIPKKALAHKIARANHIVRDMMQWHVARHAPFIFRWYLHGLQRIWLTPDQIKKDFTPPYNPWDQRVCKAPKGDLFAAVKSGKAEVVTATIDRFVPEGVRLSDGRVLAADTVISATGLQLQMFGGATALIDGKPVDISDLVAYRGVLLSGMPNVSFSVGYLNQSWTTRADLTARYMVRLWHHMEQQGTELAAPVIPGADVERRELLEFDAGYIKRGQHLTPRQGDRSPWLYRQDYLAEWPELSRGDVTTEMVFGEDAAAAAATVPAPTSVAAS; encoded by the coding sequence ATGACATCAGCCACCGCACCTCTGGACCTGCTCATTGTCGGCGCAGGCGTCGCCGGTATCGACATGGCCCACCACGTCGCCCGGGAGTTCCCCGACTGGAACTGGGAGATTGTCGACTCCAACACCGATCTGGGCGGCACCTGGAACACCTTCACCTACCCGGGCATCCGGTCCGACTCCGACATGGCGTCCTTCGCCCTGCCCTACAAGCCGTGGGAGGGCAAGCACACCCTCGGCGCAGGCGCCGACATCCGCGAGTACCTGCGGGACGCCGCCCGGACTGACGGTGCCCTCGACCGTATCCGCCTCAACACCTGGGTGAAGTCGGTGAACTTCGACACCGCCTCCGGCCTGTGGGAGGTCACCACCGTCCCCGCCCATGACCACGGCCCCGATGACCGGTCGGACGCTCCGGACGTGAACCGCACCGAAACCGTCATCCGGACCCGGCGACTCCACCTGGCCTGCGGCTACTACAACCACCGGGACGGCCATCTGCCGCACTACCCCGGCCAGGAGGACTACACCGGCACCCTCATCCACGCCCAGGCGTGGAAGCCCGAGGAGCAGGGGGACGTGACCGGGAAGAAGATCCTCATCATCGGCTCCGGTGCCACCGCCGTCACCCTGGTCCCCGCACTGGCCGACCTTGGCGCACAGGTCACGATGCTGCAGCGCACACCGACGTGGGTCGCCGCCCTGCCGGACTTCGACCTCATCACGAATATCTGGACCCGGATCATCCCGAAGAAGGCCCTGGCACACAAGATCGCCCGCGCCAACCACATCGTCCGCGACATGATGCAGTGGCACGTCGCCCGCCACGCACCGTTCATCTTCCGCTGGTACCTCCACGGCCTGCAGCGGATCTGGCTCACCCCGGACCAGATCAAGAAGGACTTCACCCCGCCCTACAACCCCTGGGACCAGCGCGTCTGCAAGGCCCCGAAGGGGGACCTCTTCGCGGCCGTCAAGTCCGGGAAAGCCGAGGTGGTGACCGCAACGATCGACCGCTTCGTCCCCGAGGGCGTCCGGCTGAGCGACGGCCGTGTCCTGGCGGCGGACACGGTCATCTCCGCCACCGGCCTCCAGCTGCAGATGTTCGGCGGGGCGACCGCCCTGATCGACGGGAAACCGGTCGATATCTCCGATCTCGTCGCCTACCGTGGCGTGCTGCTGTCGGGGATGCCGAACGTGAGCTTCTCCGTCGGCTACCTCAACCAGTCCTGGACGACCCGGGCCGATCTCACCGCCCGGTACATGGTCCGGCTGTGGCATCACATGGAGCAGCAGGGCACGGAACTGGCCGCACCGGTGATCCCGGGGGCAGACGTCGAGCGCCGGGAACTGCTGGAGTTCGACGCCGGCTACATCAAGCGCGGTCAGCACCTCACTCCGCGTCAGGGTGACCGGTCACCGTGGCTTTACCGGCAGGACTACCTCGCCGAGTGGCCGGAGCTGTCCCGCGGCGATGTCACCACCGAGATGGTCTTCGGGGAGGACGCCGCGGCAGCCGCCGCGACCGTGCCCGCCCCGACGTCCGTCGCGGCGTCCTGA
- a CDS encoding peptidylprolyl isomerase: MSAQKTATAVLHTNLGDISIDLFGNHAPQTVENFIGLATGDKEKAPYTQPNASGTTEGPFYDGAIFHRIIDGFMIQGGDPTGTGRGGPGYRFADEFHPELQFDRPFLLAMANAGPGTNGSQFFITTTATPHLNNHHTIFGEVTDPASQKVAAALGRVATGRMDRPVEDVVIESIDITE, encoded by the coding sequence ATGAGCGCCCAGAAGACTGCGACCGCGGTTCTGCACACGAACCTCGGCGACATCAGCATCGACCTGTTCGGAAACCACGCCCCCCAGACCGTCGAGAACTTCATCGGCCTGGCGACCGGCGACAAGGAAAAGGCCCCCTACACCCAGCCGAACGCCTCCGGCACCACCGAAGGCCCGTTCTACGACGGTGCGATCTTCCACCGCATCATCGACGGTTTCATGATCCAGGGCGGCGACCCGACCGGCACCGGTCGTGGCGGCCCCGGCTACCGCTTCGCCGACGAGTTCCACCCGGAGCTGCAGTTCGACCGTCCGTTCCTTCTCGCGATGGCCAACGCCGGCCCCGGCACCAACGGCTCCCAGTTCTTCATCACCACCACCGCCACCCCGCACCTCAACAACCACCACACCATCTTCGGTGAGGTCACCGACCCCGCGTCCCAGAAGGTCGCGGCCGCGCTCGGTCGTGTCGCCACCGGCCGGATGGACCGTCCGGTGGAGGATGTCGTCATCGAGTCGATCGACATCACCGAGTAG
- a CDS encoding rhomboid family intramembrane serine protease, whose product MDFLRRFTRDAPACAVLIIACVAVFCVAVLQTGSLTDPVGLYGSGSDLAWDLMMIEPDITVGHEWWRLVTSALVHLSLTHLLLNLLLIVLLGGELERAYGTKVLASAMVFCAVTGSLGAMWFAPEHAMGGASTIGYGMFAMLVGLSLTRGTDVRGPLVLIGVNLAFTVTTGGVSLAGHLGGLAGGALVALVLWWRYRRGATSSPWSSAGPR is encoded by the coding sequence ATGGATTTCCTGCGCAGATTCACCCGGGACGCCCCGGCCTGCGCGGTACTGATCATTGCCTGTGTGGCGGTGTTCTGCGTTGCGGTACTGCAGACCGGCAGCCTCACCGACCCGGTCGGGCTGTACGGCTCCGGCAGTGACCTCGCCTGGGATCTGATGATGATCGAACCGGACATCACGGTCGGCCACGAGTGGTGGCGGTTGGTGACAAGTGCACTGGTCCATCTGAGCCTGACGCATCTTCTGCTGAACCTGCTCCTCATTGTGCTGCTCGGCGGGGAGCTGGAGCGGGCCTACGGGACGAAGGTCCTTGCGTCGGCGATGGTGTTCTGCGCGGTGACGGGGAGTCTGGGGGCCATGTGGTTCGCCCCCGAGCACGCCATGGGCGGGGCGTCCACGATTGGCTACGGCATGTTCGCCATGCTGGTCGGCCTGTCACTGACCAGGGGAACTGACGTGCGGGGACCACTCGTCCTGATCGGCGTCAACCTGGCGTTCACGGTGACGACCGGTGGGGTGTCCCTCGCCGGTCACCTGGGCGGGCTCGCCGGAGGAGCGCTGGTGGCCCTGGTGCTGTGGTGGCGGTATCGCCGGGGAGCTACTTCCAGCCCATGGTCATCAGCAGGCCCACGATGA